A genome region from Bradyrhizobium commune includes the following:
- a CDS encoding endonuclease domain-containing protein: protein MERFKSRARRLRESQTSAEAKLWQALRNRQLARWKFRRQHPVDRYIVDFVTLDGKLIVEVDGVTHAKPGRTR, encoded by the coding sequence ATGGAAAGGTTCAAGTCGAGAGCGCGAAGACTTCGCGAGTCGCAGACGAGCGCCGAAGCAAAGCTTTGGCAAGCCCTGCGCAACCGGCAGCTCGCGCGCTGGAAGTTTCGTCGCCAGCACCCGGTCGACCGATACATCGTGGATTTCGTGACGCTGGACGGAAAGCTGATCGTCGAGGTCGATGGCGTGACGCACGCCAAACCAGGTCGAACGCGATAA
- a CDS encoding DUF559 domain-containing protein, with the protein MLESCGFFVLRVSNTDVYENLEGVLELIETSLRFE; encoded by the coding sequence GTGCTCGAATCCTGCGGCTTCTTCGTTCTTCGCGTCTCGAACACGGATGTGTATGAGAATCTCGAAGGTGTCCTCGAGCTTATCGAAACATCACTGCGGTTCGAGTGA
- the trpB gene encoding tryptophan synthase subunit beta has translation MNIAKPNSYRSGPDERGHFGIFGGRFVAETLMPLILDLEKAYTAAKADPAFQAEMSGYLKNYVGRPSPLYFAERLTEHLGGAKIYLKREELNHTGSHKVNNVLGQIMLARRMGKKRIIAETGAGQHGVATATLCARFGLDCVVYMGAVDVERQQPNVIRMEMLGAKVHPVQSGTRTLKDAMNEALRDWVTNVHDTFYCIGTVAGPHPYPTLVRDFQSIIGNETKAQMQEVEGRLPDSLVACIGGGSNAMGLFHPFLDDSSVEIYGVEAAGHGLTQLHAASIAGGRPGVLHGNRTYLLMDADGQIQDAHSISAGLDYPGIGPEHSWLHEIGRVNYLSATDDEALAAFQLLSKLEGIIPALEPAHAIAKVMELAPKRPKDHLMVVNLSGRGDKDVPQVGDILKGKSK, from the coding sequence ATGAACATCGCCAAACCAAATTCCTACCGCAGCGGCCCAGACGAGCGCGGCCATTTCGGCATCTTCGGCGGCCGCTTCGTCGCCGAAACCCTGATGCCGCTGATCCTCGATCTTGAGAAGGCCTACACCGCGGCCAAGGCCGATCCGGCGTTCCAGGCCGAGATGAGCGGCTATCTCAAGAACTATGTCGGCCGTCCCTCGCCGCTCTACTTCGCCGAGCGTCTGACCGAGCATCTCGGCGGCGCAAAGATCTACCTGAAGCGCGAAGAGCTCAACCACACCGGCTCGCACAAGGTGAACAATGTGCTCGGCCAGATCATGCTGGCGCGGCGCATGGGCAAGAAGCGCATCATCGCCGAGACCGGCGCCGGCCAGCACGGCGTCGCCACCGCGACGCTGTGCGCGCGCTTCGGTCTCGACTGCGTGGTCTATATGGGCGCCGTCGACGTCGAGCGGCAGCAGCCCAACGTGATCCGCATGGAGATGCTGGGCGCAAAGGTGCATCCAGTGCAGTCCGGCACGCGCACGCTGAAGGACGCCATGAACGAGGCGCTGCGCGACTGGGTCACCAACGTGCACGACACCTTCTACTGCATCGGCACGGTGGCGGGCCCGCATCCCTATCCGACCCTGGTGCGCGACTTTCAGTCGATCATCGGCAACGAGACCAAGGCGCAGATGCAGGAGGTCGAAGGGCGGCTACCGGATTCGCTAGTCGCCTGCATCGGCGGCGGCTCGAATGCGATGGGCCTGTTCCATCCCTTCCTCGATGATTCCAGCGTCGAAATCTATGGTGTCGAAGCCGCGGGCCATGGTTTGACGCAGCTGCATGCGGCTTCGATTGCCGGCGGCCGTCCCGGCGTGCTGCACGGCAACCGCACCTATCTCTTGATGGACGCGGACGGCCAGATCCAGGATGCGCATTCGATCTCGGCCGGCCTCGATTATCCCGGCATCGGCCCCGAGCATTCCTGGCTGCACGAGATCGGCCGCGTCAATTACCTCTCCGCGACCGATGACGAGGCGCTCGCCGCGTTCCAGCTGCTGTCGAAGCTCGAAGGCATCATCCCCGCGCTCGAGCCCGCGCACGCCATCGCCAAGGTGATGGAGCTCGCGCCGAAACGGCCGAAAGACCATCTGATGGTCGTCAATCTCTCCGGCCGCGGCGACAAGGACGTCCCCCAGGTCGGCGACATCCTGAAGGGCAAGAGCAAGTGA
- a CDS encoding phosphoribosylanthranilate isomerase encodes MSLLVKICGLSTRETLETALDAGADMVGFVFFPPSPRHLSLETGRDLGRQVKRRALKVALTVDADDATLDNIMDALSPDIFQLHGKESVARLRDIKQKFGRPVMKAVPVATSADLAVLPGYAAVADRILFDARAPKDATRPGGLGAPFDWHLLENLDLKLPYMVSGGLHADNVAEALRVTRAGGVDVSSGVESAPGVKDPELIKAFIRAARASQDASQELSVR; translated from the coding sequence ATGTCCCTGCTCGTCAAGATCTGCGGCCTGTCCACGCGTGAGACGCTCGAAACGGCGCTCGACGCGGGCGCCGACATGGTCGGGTTCGTGTTCTTTCCGCCGTCGCCGCGGCATCTATCGCTGGAGACCGGGCGCGACCTCGGCCGTCAGGTGAAGCGGCGCGCGCTCAAGGTCGCGCTCACCGTCGATGCCGACGACGCCACGCTCGACAACATCATGGACGCGCTGTCGCCGGATATCTTCCAGCTCCACGGCAAGGAGAGCGTGGCGCGGCTGCGCGACATCAAGCAGAAGTTCGGCCGCCCCGTGATGAAGGCGGTGCCGGTCGCAACATCAGCCGACCTCGCCGTGCTGCCCGGCTACGCCGCGGTCGCCGACCGCATCCTGTTCGACGCACGGGCGCCGAAGGACGCGACCCGCCCTGGCGGCCTGGGCGCGCCTTTCGACTGGCACCTGCTGGAAAATCTCGATCTGAAGCTGCCGTACATGGTCTCGGGCGGGCTTCATGCGGACAACGTCGCGGAAGCCCTTCGCGTCACCCGCGCCGGCGGCGTCGACGTCTCCTCCGGGGTCGAAAGCGCCCCAGGCGTCAAGGACCCGGAGCTGATCAAGGCCTTCATCCGCGCCGCGCGCGCAAGCCAAGATGCAAGTCAAGAGTTGAGCGTTCGATGA
- a CDS encoding lipopolysaccharide assembly protein LapA domain-containing protein produces the protein MRKFLTWLFVIPLALLLVTFAAANRHDVTVSFDPFMARDPALSRDVPLFLLLILVAALGVLVGGCAVWFGQRHWRRAARRHEADARAARGELAGLRAQTTPAKPELQRLPVPSGVGLYGAIGRDKQRATL, from the coding sequence ATGCGAAAGTTTCTGACCTGGCTGTTCGTGATTCCGCTGGCCCTGCTCCTGGTGACCTTCGCCGCCGCCAACCGGCATGACGTCACCGTCTCCTTCGATCCCTTCATGGCGCGGGATCCGGCGTTGTCGCGTGACGTGCCGCTGTTCCTGCTGCTGATCCTGGTAGCTGCATTGGGTGTCTTGGTCGGCGGCTGTGCCGTCTGGTTCGGCCAGCGGCACTGGCGGCGCGCCGCGCGCCGGCATGAGGCCGATGCACGGGCGGCGAGGGGCGAATTAGCCGGCCTGCGGGCCCAGACGACCCCGGCAAAGCCCGAGCTCCAGCGTCTCCCGGTACCCTCCGGGGTGGGCCTTTACGGGGCCATCGGGCGAGACAAGCAGCGCGCGACGTTGTAG
- a CDS encoding integration host factor subunit beta, protein MIKSELVQRIAEHNPHLYQRDVENIVNAILEEIVAALARGDRVELRGFGAFSVKHRPARAGRNPRTGAHVPVDQKSVPFFKTGKEMRERLNRDHPDPGAPD, encoded by the coding sequence ATGATCAAATCCGAACTTGTTCAGCGTATCGCCGAGCACAACCCGCATCTTTACCAGCGGGATGTCGAGAACATTGTGAATGCGATTCTCGAAGAGATCGTCGCAGCGCTCGCGCGCGGTGACCGCGTCGAGTTGCGCGGCTTCGGTGCCTTCTCGGTCAAGCATCGCCCTGCACGCGCCGGCCGCAATCCGCGCACCGGCGCCCATGTCCCTGTCGACCAGAAGAGCGTTCCGTTCTTCAAGACCGGCAAGGAAATGCGCGAGCGGCTCAACCGCGACCATCCGGATCCGGGTGCGCCGGACTGA
- the sppA gene encoding signal peptide peptidase SppA, giving the protein MSLDSDIIVDRRRIRRKLTFWRVMAALIAIAAIAGFALIATPGAPGTFVSAGSIARVQIDGLIRSDSDRTRALELLEDSQAAAVIVHINSPGGTTAGSEQLYDSLTRLKAKKPLVVVVEGLAASGGYITAIASDHIIAQQSSLVGSIGVLFQFPNFAELLKTVGVKVEEVKSTPLKAAPNGFEPTSPEARAALDALVKDSYAWFKDLVKQRRGMDDTQLEKVVDGRVFTGRQAIDLKLIDQLGDEKTAVTWLEEQKGVKKGLNVRDYKLEPRFSDLPFLKTAASVTLEALGLGSIAHQIAQTGVVQAVDRAGMDGMLALWQPAASN; this is encoded by the coding sequence ATGTCGCTCGATTCGGACATCATCGTCGATCGTCGCAGGATCCGCCGCAAGCTGACCTTCTGGCGCGTCATGGCCGCGCTGATCGCGATCGCGGCGATCGCCGGATTCGCACTGATCGCGACGCCCGGCGCGCCCGGCACCTTTGTCTCCGCGGGCTCGATCGCGCGGGTGCAGATCGATGGCCTGATCCGCAGCGATTCCGATCGCACGCGGGCGCTGGAGCTGTTGGAGGATTCGCAGGCCGCGGCCGTCATCGTCCACATCAACTCGCCGGGCGGCACCACCGCCGGCTCCGAGCAGCTCTACGATTCCTTGACGCGTTTGAAGGCGAAGAAGCCGCTGGTCGTCGTGGTCGAAGGCCTCGCCGCGTCCGGCGGCTACATCACCGCGATCGCGAGCGACCACATCATCGCCCAGCAAAGCTCGCTGGTCGGCTCGATCGGCGTGTTGTTCCAGTTTCCGAACTTTGCGGAGCTGTTGAAGACCGTCGGCGTCAAGGTCGAGGAGGTGAAGTCCACCCCGCTCAAGGCCGCGCCCAACGGCTTTGAGCCGACCAGCCCGGAAGCGCGCGCAGCACTCGATGCGCTGGTGAAGGATTCCTATGCCTGGTTCAAGGATCTGGTGAAGCAGCGCCGTGGCATGGATGACACGCAGCTCGAAAAAGTCGTCGATGGCCGCGTCTTCACCGGACGCCAGGCGATCGATCTCAAGCTGATCGACCAGCTCGGCGACGAGAAGACCGCCGTGACCTGGCTCGAAGAGCAGAAGGGTGTCAAGAAGGGTCTTAACGTGCGCGACTACAAGCTCGAGCCCCGCTTCAGTGATTTGCCGTTCCTCAAGACGGCTGCCTCCGTGACGCTGGAAGCGCTTGGTTTAGGCTCGATTGCGCATCAAATCGCGCAAACAGGTGTTGTGCAGGCGGTCGATCGCGCCGGGATGGATGGAATGCTGGCCTTGTGGCAGCCCGCCGCGTCGAATTGA
- the rpsA gene encoding 30S ribosomal protein S1 has translation MASTSADTYSPSRDDFAAMLDESFAGGNLQESSVVKGKVVAIEKDMAVIDVGLKTEGRVALREFSGPGRDSEIKVGDEVEVFLDRIENALGEAVLSRDKARREESWGKLEKAFQNNEKVTGVIFNQVKGGFTVDLDGAVAFLPRSQVDIRPIRDVAPLMNNAQPFQILKMDRRRGNIVVSRRTVLEETRAEQRQELVQNLEEGQVIDGVVKNITDYGAFVDLGGIDGLLHVTDIAWRRVNHPTEVLSIGQTVKVKIIKINHETHRISLGMKQLLDDPWQGIEAKYPLGARFSGRVTNITDYGAFVELEPGIEGLIHVSEMSWTKKNMHPGKIVSTSQEVEVQVLEVDSVKRRISLGLKQTMRNPWEVFVEGHPTGSVVEGEVKNKTEFGLFLGLEGDVDGMVHLSDLDWKLPGEQVIDNYKKGDMVKAVVLDVDVEKERISLGIKQLEGDPFAEPGDVKKGAVVTCEVLEVKESGIEVKIAGTDFSTFIKRSELARDRNDQRAERFAVGEKVDARVIQFDKKARKVQVSIKALEVAEEKEAIAQYGSSDSGATLGDILGTALKNRDSK, from the coding sequence ATGGCTTCGACTTCCGCTGATACCTATAGCCCGTCGCGCGACGATTTCGCCGCGATGCTCGACGAGTCCTTTGCAGGTGGCAACCTGCAGGAGAGCTCGGTCGTCAAGGGCAAGGTGGTTGCAATTGAAAAGGACATGGCCGTCATCGACGTCGGCCTGAAGACCGAAGGCCGCGTTGCGCTGCGCGAATTTTCCGGCCCCGGCCGTGACAGCGAGATCAAGGTTGGCGACGAGGTGGAAGTGTTCCTCGATCGCATCGAAAACGCCCTCGGCGAAGCCGTGCTGTCGCGCGACAAGGCGCGCCGCGAGGAGAGCTGGGGCAAGCTGGAGAAGGCGTTCCAGAACAACGAGAAGGTCACGGGCGTCATCTTCAACCAGGTCAAGGGTGGCTTCACCGTCGACCTCGACGGCGCCGTCGCCTTCCTGCCGCGCTCGCAGGTCGACATCCGTCCGATCCGCGATGTCGCGCCGCTGATGAACAACGCGCAGCCGTTCCAGATCCTCAAGATGGACCGCCGCCGCGGCAACATCGTCGTCTCCCGCCGCACCGTGCTGGAAGAGACCCGCGCCGAGCAGCGTCAGGAGCTGGTGCAGAACCTCGAAGAGGGTCAGGTGATCGACGGCGTGGTCAAGAACATCACCGATTACGGTGCGTTCGTTGACCTCGGCGGCATCGACGGCCTGCTGCACGTCACCGACATCGCGTGGCGCCGCGTCAACCACCCGACCGAGGTGCTCTCGATCGGCCAGACCGTGAAGGTCAAGATCATCAAGATCAACCACGAGACGCACCGCATCTCGCTGGGCATGAAGCAGCTACTGGACGATCCGTGGCAGGGCATCGAGGCGAAGTACCCGCTGGGTGCGCGCTTCTCGGGCCGCGTCACCAACATCACCGACTACGGTGCGTTCGTCGAGCTCGAGCCGGGCATCGAAGGCCTGATCCACGTCTCCGAGATGTCGTGGACCAAGAAGAACATGCATCCCGGCAAGATCGTGTCGACCTCGCAGGAAGTCGAAGTGCAGGTGCTGGAAGTCGATTCCGTCAAGCGCCGCATCTCGCTCGGCCTCAAGCAGACCATGCGCAACCCGTGGGAGGTCTTCGTCGAAGGTCACCCGACCGGTTCGGTGGTCGAGGGCGAGGTCAAGAACAAGACCGAGTTCGGTCTGTTCCTGGGTCTCGAGGGCGACGTCGATGGCATGGTCCACCTCTCCGACCTCGACTGGAAGCTTCCGGGCGAGCAGGTGATCGACAACTACAAGAAGGGCGACATGGTGAAGGCCGTGGTGCTCGATGTGGACGTCGAGAAGGAGCGCATCTCGCTCGGCATCAAGCAGCTCGAAGGCGACCCCTTCGCCGAGCCGGGCGATGTCAAGAAGGGCGCGGTCGTGACCTGCGAAGTGCTCGAAGTGAAGGAGAGCGGCATCGAGGTGAAGATCGCCGGCACCGACTTCTCGACCTTCATCAAGCGCTCGGAGCTCGCGCGTGACCGCAACGACCAGCGCGCCGAACGCTTTGCCGTCGGCGAGAAGGTCGATGCCCGCGTGATCCAGTTCGACAAGAAGGCCCGCAAGGTCCAGGTGTCGATCAAGGCGCTCGAAGTCGCCGAAGAGAAGGAAGCCATCGCGCAGTACGGCTCCTCCGATTCGGGTGCGACGCTCGGCGACATCCTCGGCACCGCGCTCAAGAACCGCGACAGCAAGTAA
- the cmk gene encoding (d)CMP kinase — MIIAIDGPAASGKGTLGKRLAHHYGYRHLDTGVIYRAVAYALMQSGHDLRDEAAAVAAALELDPEKFGNPALKTQKTGEGASIVSAIPRVREVLVNFQRQFAADPPGAVLDGRDIGTVICPDADVKIFVVADPKVRARRRTLEAKSRGEEADEAAVLADIIARDERDQTRPVAPLKPAADAYLLDNSQLDIEGGVRAAIDIIEAVRAGRSRG, encoded by the coding sequence ATGATCATCGCCATCGACGGACCCGCGGCCTCGGGTAAGGGCACGCTCGGCAAGCGCCTCGCCCATCACTACGGCTATCGTCACCTCGATACCGGCGTGATTTATCGTGCGGTCGCCTACGCCCTGATGCAGTCGGGTCATGATCTGCGGGATGAGGCGGCGGCGGTCGCGGCCGCGCTGGAGCTCGATCCCGAAAAGTTCGGCAATCCGGCGCTGAAGACGCAGAAGACCGGCGAGGGCGCCTCCATCGTCTCGGCGATCCCCAGAGTCCGGGAGGTCCTGGTCAATTTCCAGCGGCAATTTGCCGCCGATCCGCCGGGCGCCGTGCTGGACGGCCGGGATATTGGAACCGTGATCTGCCCCGACGCCGACGTGAAGATCTTTGTGGTTGCCGACCCCAAGGTCCGCGCCCGCCGCCGCACCCTTGAGGCGAAATCGCGCGGCGAGGAGGCGGACGAGGCGGCGGTGCTCGCCGACATCATTGCGCGCGACGAACGGGACCAGACCAGGCCGGTTGCGCCTTTAAAACCGGCCGCGGATGCTTACTTGCTAGATAACTCCCAACTGGATATAGAAGGCGGCGTCCGGGCCGCCATCGACATTATCGAGGCCGTCCGAGCGGGCCGGTCGCGGGGTTAA
- the aroA gene encoding 3-phosphoshikimate 1-carboxyvinyltransferase, which produces MTHSDQPTPLQSRASGPLTGKVQVPGDKSISHRALILGALAVGETRISGLLEGEDVLNTAKSMQALGATVERTGNFAWSVRGVGVGGFAEPKAALDFGNSGTGCRLVMGAVAGCPISAIFDGDASLRSRPMRRILDPLEKMGAKVVAGGEGGRLPLTVQGARDPLPITYKTPVASAQIKSAVLLAGLAAPGTTTVIESEASRDHTELMLKHFGADIMSVQEGQHGRRITLVGQPELHGATVVVPADPSSAAFPIVAALIVEGSDVVLSDVMTNPLRTGLFTTLREMGASIEESEVRGDAGEPMAQLRVRASKLRGVEVPPERAPSMIDEYLVLAVAASFAEGTTIMRGLQELRVKESDRLEATAAMLRVNGVKVEVSGDDLIVEGRGHVPGGGRVATHMDHRIAMSALVMGCASDQPVTVDDTAFIATSFPDFIPMMRSLGAEFS; this is translated from the coding sequence TTGACCCATTCCGACCAGCCGACGCCGCTTCAGTCGCGCGCAAGCGGTCCCTTGACCGGGAAAGTGCAGGTGCCCGGGGACAAGTCGATCTCCCATCGCGCCCTCATCCTGGGCGCGCTCGCTGTCGGCGAGACCCGGATTTCGGGCCTGCTGGAAGGTGAGGACGTCCTCAACACCGCCAAATCTATGCAGGCGCTGGGCGCGACCGTGGAGCGGACCGGGAACTTCGCCTGGTCCGTGCGCGGGGTCGGCGTGGGTGGCTTTGCCGAGCCTAAGGCGGCGCTCGATTTCGGCAACTCCGGCACCGGGTGCCGGCTGGTCATGGGCGCGGTCGCAGGCTGTCCGATTTCGGCGATTTTCGATGGCGACGCCTCGCTGCGCAGCCGCCCGATGCGCCGGATCCTGGACCCGCTTGAGAAGATGGGAGCCAAGGTCGTCGCGGGTGGCGAGGGCGGCCGGCTGCCGCTGACGGTCCAGGGCGCACGCGACCCGTTGCCGATCACCTACAAGACCCCGGTCGCCTCGGCCCAGATCAAGTCCGCGGTGCTGCTAGCGGGCCTGGCCGCGCCGGGTACCACGACCGTGATCGAGAGCGAGGCCAGCCGCGACCACACCGAGCTGATGCTGAAGCATTTTGGCGCGGACATCATGTCGGTGCAGGAAGGCCAGCATGGCCGCCGCATCACGCTCGTGGGCCAGCCTGAGCTGCACGGCGCCACCGTCGTGGTGCCCGCCGATCCCTCCTCGGCAGCGTTCCCCATCGTTGCGGCGCTGATCGTCGAAGGCTCCGATGTCGTTCTGTCCGATGTCATGACCAACCCGCTACGCACCGGTCTTTTCACGACGTTGCGTGAAATGGGCGCGTCCATCGAGGAAAGCGAAGTCCGCGGCGACGCCGGCGAGCCGATGGCGCAGCTGCGCGTGCGAGCCTCGAAACTGCGCGGCGTCGAAGTGCCGCCGGAGCGCGCGCCCTCGATGATCGACGAATATCTGGTGCTCGCAGTCGCAGCCTCCTTCGCCGAAGGCACAACGATCATGCGCGGCTTGCAGGAGCTGCGGGTCAAGGAATCCGACCGGCTCGAGGCCACGGCCGCCATGCTGCGCGTGAACGGCGTGAAGGTGGAGGTCTCCGGCGATGATCTGATCGTCGAGGGCCGCGGCCATGTCCCCGGCGGCGGTCGCGTCGCCACCCATATGGACCATCGCATCGCGATGTCCGCGCTCGTCATGGGCTGCGCGTCCGATCAGCCGGTGACCGTCGACGACACCGCCTTCATCGCCACCAGTTTCCCGGACTTCATCCCGATGATGCGTTCGCTGGGAGCCGAGTTTTCATGA
- a CDS encoding TIGR02300 family protein, with amino-acid sequence MAKSELGTKRICPTTGKKFYDLNKNPVISPYTGEVVPIAPVAPARATRGAEPRHAPAADTTPEPAEVEEVSLEEADAEENTGKVKAVVPESEDDIEVDETLDDDDDDDSTFIPDEEEGDEDVTDIIGDVGGDEET; translated from the coding sequence GTGGCCAAGTCCGAACTCGGAACCAAACGTATTTGCCCGACCACGGGCAAGAAGTTCTACGATCTCAACAAGAATCCGGTGATCTCGCCCTATACCGGCGAGGTGGTGCCGATTGCGCCGGTGGCGCCGGCGCGTGCGACCCGCGGCGCCGAACCCCGGCACGCGCCGGCCGCCGACACCACGCCGGAGCCGGCGGAGGTCGAGGAGGTCTCGCTCGAGGAGGCCGATGCCGAAGAGAACACCGGCAAGGTCAAGGCTGTCGTCCCCGAATCCGAGGACGATATCGAGGTCGACGAGACCCTCGACGACGACGATGACGATGATTCGACCTTCATTCCCGACGAAGAAGAAGGCGATGAGGACGTGACCGACATCATTGGTGATGTCGGCGGTGACGAAGAGACTTGA
- a CDS encoding MarR family winged helix-turn-helix transcriptional regulator has protein sequence MARKQAAVDPLRLDNQICFAVYSATHAFNRVYKPLLDRLGLTYPQYLVMLVLWERDDVPLKDIGEKLFLDSGTLTPLLKRLEAAHLVRRTRSSEDERQVLIALTPQGHALKERARSVPQSILAASDCSVSELVAMKDEIVALRDRLNAVIGE, from the coding sequence ATGGCCCGGAAACAAGCGGCGGTGGACCCGCTGCGGCTCGACAATCAAATCTGCTTCGCGGTCTATTCCGCCACGCACGCCTTCAACCGCGTCTACAAGCCGCTCTTGGACCGGCTCGGCCTGACCTATCCGCAATATCTGGTGATGCTGGTGCTGTGGGAGCGCGACGACGTGCCGTTGAAGGACATCGGCGAAAAGCTGTTTCTCGATTCAGGCACGCTGACGCCGTTGCTCAAGCGGCTCGAGGCCGCTCATCTGGTCAGGCGCACGCGCTCGAGCGAGGACGAACGCCAGGTCCTGATCGCGCTGACGCCGCAGGGCCATGCGTTGAAGGAGAGGGCGCGCAGTGTGCCGCAATCGATCCTGGCGGCCTCGGATTGCTCGGTGTCGGAGCTGGTCGCCATGAAAGACGAGATCGTGGCGCTGCGCGACCGGCTCAATGCGGTGATCGGGGAGTAG
- a CDS encoding organic hydroperoxide resistance protein, which produces MSVNVLYKTSAKATGGRDGHAATLDGALDVKLTTPKELGGGGGAGNNPEQLFAAGYAACFIGAMKFVASQGGPKVPADASVTSTVGIGPRSAGGFGLDIDLAVSLPGLARAEAETLVEKAHQVCPYSNATRGNVDVRLTVV; this is translated from the coding sequence ATGTCCGTGAACGTCCTCTACAAGACCAGCGCAAAAGCCACCGGCGGCCGTGACGGCCATGCAGCGACCCTCGACGGCGCGCTCGACGTCAAGCTCACCACGCCGAAGGAGCTCGGCGGCGGCGGCGGCGCCGGCAACAATCCCGAACAGCTGTTTGCGGCAGGCTACGCCGCCTGCTTCATCGGCGCCATGAAGTTCGTGGCCTCCCAGGGCGGCCCGAAGGTCCCGGCCGACGCCTCCGTCACCTCGACCGTGGGTATCGGCCCGCGCTCGGCCGGCGGCTTTGGCCTCGACATCGATCTCGCCGTCTCGCTGCCGGGCCTTGCCCGCGCGGAGGCCGAGACGCTGGTCGAGAAGGCGCATCAGGTGTGCCCCTACTCCAATGCGACGCGCGGCAATGTCGACGTTCGTTTGACGGTCGTCTGA
- a CDS encoding CaiB/BaiF CoA transferase family protein, whose translation MTEAASSNAAAGAMSGLRVIDLTRVLGGPYCTQILADHGADVIKVEPPAGDEVRDWGPPFHDEDAAYFVGINRNKRSIGLDLASEGGRIVLLKMLETADVLIENFKPGTLEKWGIGNDVLSRKFPRLVHCRICGFGADGPRGGNPGYDAIIQAMTGMIAATGSPESGPMRIGVPLVDITTGLYAAIGILMALSERQRSGKGQFLETTLYEAGLAIMHPHTANYFMHGKPPGLTGNEHPNLVPYAIFPTKTDNIFIGVGNDGTFRKLAKEIGKPELGTDPRFARNKDRIANRDALRAELAAVFSQHEAEPLCNRLLAAGLPAGPVQKIDQALTNPHTIARGDVIEKDWYKGVASPIRLDRSKPSLRRLPPKFSQHSQEVLGEFGYSKSEIDAMVEKGVVCGPERKR comes from the coding sequence ATGACTGAAGCCGCCAGTTCTAACGCTGCCGCGGGCGCAATGAGCGGACTGCGCGTCATCGATCTCACGCGCGTGCTTGGCGGTCCCTACTGCACCCAGATCCTTGCCGACCACGGCGCCGACGTGATCAAGGTCGAGCCGCCCGCCGGCGACGAGGTGCGCGACTGGGGCCCTCCCTTCCACGACGAGGACGCGGCCTATTTCGTCGGCATCAACCGCAACAAGCGCTCGATCGGCCTCGACCTCGCCTCCGAGGGCGGCCGCATCGTGCTGCTCAAGATGCTGGAGACGGCCGACGTCCTGATCGAGAATTTCAAGCCGGGCACGCTGGAGAAATGGGGCATCGGCAACGACGTGCTCAGCAGGAAATTCCCGCGCTTGGTGCATTGCCGGATCTGCGGCTTCGGCGCCGACGGCCCGCGCGGTGGCAATCCCGGCTATGACGCCATCATCCAGGCGATGACCGGCATGATCGCGGCAACCGGCTCGCCCGAGAGCGGCCCGATGCGGATCGGCGTGCCGCTGGTCGACATCACCACCGGTCTTTACGCGGCGATCGGCATCCTGATGGCGCTGTCGGAGCGGCAGCGCTCCGGCAAGGGCCAGTTCCTGGAGACGACGCTGTACGAGGCCGGCCTTGCGATCATGCATCCGCACACCGCGAATTATTTCATGCATGGCAAGCCGCCGGGCCTGACCGGCAACGAGCATCCCAACCTCGTGCCCTATGCGATCTTCCCGACCAAGACCGACAACATCTTCATCGGCGTCGGCAATGACGGCACCTTCCGCAAGCTCGCCAAGGAGATCGGCAAGCCCGAGCTCGGCACCGACCCGCGCTTTGCCCGCAACAAGGACCGCATCGCCAATCGCGATGCGCTGCGCGCCGAGCTTGCCGCCGTGTTCAGCCAGCACGAGGCCGAGCCACTGTGCAATCGGCTGCTGGCCGCGGGCCTGCCCGCAGGGCCCGTGCAGAAGATCGACCAGGCGTTGACCAACCCGCACACGATCGCGCGCGGCGATGTCATCGAGAAGGATTGGTACAAGGGGGTCGCCTCGCCGATCCGGCTCGATCGCAGCAAGCCCAGCCTGCGCCGGCTGCCGCCGAAATTCAGCCAGCACTCCCAGGAGGTGCTGGGCGAGTTCGGCTACTCCAAGTCGGAGATCGACGCGATGGTCGAGAAAGGCGTTGTCTGCGGCCCCGAGCGCAAGCGCTAG